The nucleotide sequence CCCCTAAAGAAACGCTTCTCTTAGAACCTACGTCGAACGCGTGGGAACACTGTTCATCAAATCGtccacaattattattattattattagattttttataattttctttgacCCCCaacattttgaatttaatatgCACTCACCACtttctaatatataaaattatcatttattataCAACGAAAATGAtggttgtttatttatttattggttattcattttgaaaaattctaGGAAATCCAAGAAGTTAAGAGTATATAGTAAAATCTAGAGAAGGTAGATAATGGAAAGAATAATGCTAAGACACCGTATTAGTACTTATAAATCAAAAGATTTGAATTGTATGATGAGATTTAGACTGCTAAATGAGgacacaaacaaataaaattaaggtataAAGATTCGATAAAATACTTGATTAATGGTGCATTTTTTATAGATCTTGAAAAAGTGAATTTCTGTATGGTAAACAGACCTTGGCAcaatcatatcatatcatatcaacCAACCACAAAAAACCAGTAAGTAAATACTTCATCCTGTTTCAGTGAAGATGGCTAAGCTGCTTTCAATAATAGAGAGGTTggtttaaaaaagtaaaaacccCTTCAGAATCATCCTGTGGCTGTATAGATGATTAGTGTTCCACTTCACATTCTCTGAGCCTAGCTAATGATCAGTAAGTGGCTGTGGATGGATGCCTAAGACCTAGAACCACATTTCCCAGTCAATTCCCCCCGGTGGTTTCTGCTTGATTCTTTCACCAGTAGTCCTTGCAAGAGCATGAACCATTAACAAAATGATGAAACCTATTCCGGTCCCTCACAATGATCCTCCTCTTGTACGTTCTTGAAATAAGCTTGATGGCAATATGACAGTCATCGCAAACTCGGAGGTTCTTTACAATTCTAATGGTGGAACCTGGAGCTGTGCTCAGAAGCCCGAAAGCAATTGCTAACTTCTCACTGTGATGGGCTAATgcgttttctttctctttctcatcAAAATCTTGTAAAACAGAGGCTGTCAATGGTGCATATCCATTAGCTTTTAACCTAGCAGTGATCTCACTCAACATCCTCAAGATCTTATCGGATTCTGGGTGTGACTTATCACCCGCAACAAATTCATGAACTGCATTGTCCACTTCAATTGAACTGCTTCCTGGGACCTTCTGAATGTTTATGTTTTTCATCATCCGGCGGACATTCACGACCTTGTCCCACTCCTTGGCTTGGGAATATATGTTTGACAgcagcacataattcccatctACATGAGGCTCCAGTTCTAGAAGATTCACTGTAGCTTCTTCTGCAATCTCAACATTCTTGTAGATTCTACAGGCTCCAAGGAGGGTCCTCCAGACAACGGCATCAGGCGCAAAGGGCATACTTCTAATGAGTTCCTTGGCCTCTTGAAGCCGCCCTGCTCGGCCCAAAATATCAACCACACATCCGTAGTGTTCAATTTTAGGACTAACACCATAAACTTTACTCATTGATGTGAAATATGTCCACCCCTCGTCCACCAGACCAATGTGACTACAAGCACTTAACACACCTATAAACGTGACATCATTAGGCTTGATATCTTCAGATATCATCTTGGAGAAATGATCAAGGGCAAGCTCTCCGAACCCGTGGTTAGCAAGTCCCATGATCATAGCACTCCAAGAAAATACATCCCTATTATTCATCCCATTGAAGACTCTCAGTGAATTGTCTATGTCCCCACACTTTGCATACATGTCTACAAGAGAAGTCCCAAGCTTGAGATCTATTTCAATTCTGTTTCTCTCTATGCACTCATGGATCATCTTTCCCATGCCCAAGGCACCCACATCTCCACAGGCAGACAACACGCTGACCATGGTGACCTTATCAGGCAATACATTGGCCAATTGCATCTCATGAAATAGCCTCAAGGCCTCATTAGACTGCCTGGTTTTTGCATAGGCTGCAATCATGGAACTCCAAGAAATCAGGTCTCTTTCACAAGTTCTATCAAATAACTTCTTGGCTGTCCCCACATCACCAAGAGAGGCGTGCCCATGAATCATGGTATTCCAAGAAACCAAGTCCCTCTCAGGCATCCTATCAAACAAGTCATGTGCTAAGTTAATCTCCCCAACCCGAACGTACTCGGCTAACAAAACATTATACGGAACTAAATCTGGGTGAGCCATTTCATCCAAAATCTTCCTGGCAATTTCAATATCACCGAACTTCGCATACATTTCAATAAGAGCAGTCTCCACAAATAAATCAGATCCAAGCCCAATTTTCAGCACCTGGGTATGTAATTTTTGCCCATTTCCGAGATCTTTCAATCGTCCACATGCCTGAATAACTAGTGAAAGGCTGTAACTATCAATGGGAATGCATTCTTGAAGCCGCATTTGAAAGAAAAGGGACATGGATTCTTGGGGGTTTTGGGAATTCAAGTAAGCCCGGATCATGGTGTTCCAAATGAAGGTATCCGGTGATGGAATCTCATCAAAAACAGAGCGGGCATAAGGTAAATCATTAGCCGAAGAACACGCAAACAGCCTACGCAAAAGCTTGGCAAGCACAAAATTGTTGCCATCCAATGAGGTCTTGATGATTAAAGCATGGATTTGGATGATTTGATTGAGTTTAGTTGCGTTTTGTAGAAGAGACATGACCTTCTTCCCTATCATTTTGGAGGACGATACACAACAAGTACAAAACACTGCTACAAATATACAGAGCAAATAGCCTTGAACTGACTATGGATCCTTCAACGTCTGAGTTGGGAGTCAGTAACAACCATCCACCAACCCTCAGTGGGTGGCCTATAGAGTTCGAATTTGTAAATTTCTCAGGAAAATAGTGATGGGCCTCcatcaaaacaaatcaacaaagAGCTCCTACCATACAGTATATACTGATGGCCATGATCAAGTGGAACCTTGGTGATCATTACTACTAGCCTTGAAGTGAGAACATCAGTGAAAACTACAAATGGGTCTAAATATCTTTGCTTACTGCAGCTCCTGATTCTTTTGTTTCCTTGTGTTTGTTGAAAATGATGCATTACATACAGAAGATCATAGAGTATACGGGGATGAAGCGGAAGGTTCAATGGCAGCTTTTGGTTGTCTTCACATTGTCAAATTAAATATCAAGGGTGGCATGAGAGCAACAAGCAAGCCAGGAAATGACCTTTACTTCAATAGTGAAATCTTCGTTATGCCCAAAGCAAATGGATATATCATACATATCTTCAATCTGCATGCCTTTCAGATTTCGAGGTTTGAAACATACCAAGAAGAAAAAGTCGGGGAGGTTCCAAAATCAATAATAGAAGGGGCGCGCGGGGTTGTGCAGCGTAAAAAAGaagcatccaagccatcacagtATAGCATCTGCAGCTTTCATCCCTGCATGCCATTCCCATCCAACAGCTCCAAGACAACATAGGTATGTTGTTATGCTTCTTTTTTATCAGATATAATTGTTCAATCGAGGCATCATGGCCTCCTAAGATTATTCCCTCTTCTAACCCTTGTCTTTAAGCTCTTACACCGCCCCACCCTTATGCTTTCAAGCCCACCAAAAAAGCCTTCCATCTTCTCCAAAGCTACCACACCTTCGCCCAACCTATTATTCCCCCACGCACACGCCTCCATGTGCTAGTTTCTACCTTGTTTTGGACTTATTCTCatatctttttctcttttaaatggCAATTCTTTTTCCTTAGATTGGCCACCCAACCTTTTCCTTTTGGACTTTGCAGCTTAGCTGCCGATTCCCATctcttcttttcaaaaaatggtttgaaaaaaaaaattagtgcgCTTAATGTGGCTAAATTAATGGAAACAAACAATAATTACCATGCCCCACGTCCTACATATATACACATGCCGCAATTCAAGGCTCCTTGTACACCCTTTGATCACCAGCTTGCTGGTAAAGATTGAGTTCTCCCCAGATGGGTAGAGAAGGCAATGACCCCATTGCTATTCACTCATCTATTGCTTTGTTGCAAGAAAGGTTTAGACAGTTGCAGAGAGTGAAGGAgatgagagaggagagagagctTCTGATGAAAAATACTGGAGACCAAGGACGGTTCAGCCCTGCGATCCATTACCAGTCATCCAGGTTGTCCTCCCATCCTGAATTGATCTTTCCTACTCCACCTCCTCCAGAAGTTACTCTCTCCCTCCGGCCAAGCCTGCAGATCAAGCATTCCAACTTCCATGGCGACGAGAACCCATTGTTGAAGAATTTACAGCGAAGGGATGAACTCTTCATGCGGGCTTCATTGAATAAATTTCATGAATCAGACTCTGATTCTGATGTTGATACATCTCTTCATCTGTaaacatcccaacactcttttTGGTGATTCAGTCTTGGGATATGAGTTATACCATATATTAGAGAAGTTGTGTTCATTATAATTAGTAAAAGCAAAAGTGTTTGTTAAGGTCCATTGATCATTGGATTGTGACATATCTTTGCCAAGAATCAGAATCAACATGGATGGTTATTCCACTTGAAAAATTATGACAAGCTTCATTGGAATATTCAACcaacaaagagaagaaaaaaaaaatgatcaattttGTTCTAAGATGAACATGATTGTCATGTTGATATTCCATGATGACTTTGGGCTTGGTTGTCTCCTGATAATTCAGATTTCAAATAACTTTACACCTATTAAAacctcaaaaacaaaaaatgtaaaaataaaaaatctcctCAGTATCTAGATTACTAGCCACACCAATTATATTATGTCCAATTCAAATACTTgtcatttttctcataaatAGGTAGATTCTTTTTTACCACCAACTTGTGGCCTATGTTCAACTTTAGAAACAAATGGGAAAGGCAACTTCTTAAATCAATGGAATGTTTTccagagaaaaaaatattaaccatACAAACTTGTCTGTGGTCTGTACTGTTACAAGTTGTTCCCTAGTGTTAAGTTGTTTTCACCTATACTTTAAAAGGTGGTTTCCCATTTTCATTAGCTAGATATATCTATACtctttttcaaattctctcctttcattctctttttaataccataagaaataaaattctaCTCCTCACTTTCTAATGTCATTCCTACACCAATATGTTAATCATAGTATAAGAGCCCCCATTTTCAACCTTGGAACTTATGAGGTTGTTACACGTGTTATtggtgtgtatatatatatatatatatatatatatatatatatatatatatatatatatatatatatatatttatgtatatgatttgaattataaaaatattaattcaaatgtatgaatttagtatttgaatttgaaaatacttGGAGTGAGATTTATGTCATGGACACTATTAAACAACCCCCTTCATATATTAatgtaacaaaatttaaaaaatcccCCCCACTCCCTCCTCTcctcttctctttttttgtttgaagagttggaACACAAACATGGTGCCACATGACTCTTGATAGTCTAATCACTAGTTAAGGAGTCTTCGGATTGATTGATATTGAGAAGGTGAAATTAATCCTTAGACATGTCTTGACTAAAGAATTAGTAGGATGATTAAACTAGTCACAAGGGTTCGACTCATCTTTGAGTTGTGTACTTGAAGTACACAAGCAAGGCAGGTCACCAAGTTTACCCCATCGCCTTAATTTTTAACCATCCACCTGTAAGATTAGAAATTAGGCATAACCATAAGGTTAACTCATTAAACCATGGTTATTTACAATCCTATAAATAGTCTTTATCTCGTCGAAAATGAGGTTAGCGAAAATGTCGAGCCGCTAGTTTCTAGGTTAGGGTTTCGTAAGTAaggtttttcttcataatttttttttaattattttaacttttttctctCCTTATCAGTAACTTGAATGTCATAAACGTTGATTCAATAATCTTAACACTggtgttctttttctttttttttttcttttttttttctttttacaggTAGAATCCTTCTTTCTTTGGTAGTAGCTCCATCAAAGACAAGGTGTGATCCCTTGTCCCAACGCTATTTACTAATGTTCCttttaattgtattatttattaaattattatttattttattcttttgttatCTTATTGATGTTTATTTGTAAAATGATCGTCATTTTCATAATCTTATAAAAAGTAACATTacttatcaaagaaaatatcatgaatCTAACTTAATTTGTTCCCTCTAACACTACATCAAAGGTCTCAAATGTAAGGCCTTCTATTATTTAAGTGGCCTAGGGAAATAGATTGATATTACAAATTTGGAATAAATACCACCTTGAGAGGCTAGGGTAGAGAGATGGGCTCATATTCACAACTTAGGATAAAAGGGCAAGTGAGTATCACTAAAGGGTTGCCTTCTTAAACAACTTAGAATAAAGGATTGGGCTCGTATCACCAACTTAGAGTACAAATTTGAACTATATCACCTACATATTGTCTCATAAGGAGTTTGGAATAGTCGGGATGAAAGGCCTCATAAGCGGCTTTAGGTAAAGAGGCAAATCTATATCACCAACTTAGGATAGAGGGTACAAACCCATTTCATCCCGAGTACCTAGAGTGTTAATGGGATGGTGAAACTTTGCcaataaaggaaaagaataaaaaaaattatataattaatttattatagccttttttttattattatgactAAATTATTTACTTTCCCATATTATAAGAAAGGTCattaattattttggatttttcttcaTACACCATtagtaacttttttttcttgcagTCTTTAATCCACCTATTATTTATTATACACCATCATTTACACCTGTGCCTACTCAAAGTtcccatataaaaaaattaaaaataaataaaaagcaataaagaTGAAAcgtaaaagataaataaaaatagctaAAATTATGAAACCAAAGTCACCAGAAGGGAAAGACGACCATTGGCATGTGGTGTGAATTAGATTGGAGTTTTCTCATCTCCTCATACTCTTACGCAATTGAAGAGTGCATTTCATCGAGTAAATATTGCTTCAAATCGCTGAATTTATCTTTGTTTTGATGTGAATTTTGAGCTTTTTGACGTAAAGATGCAATATTAATTAGGTTTCTTGATCTAGATTTTAGTTGGGTtactaatttttatgtttaaaaatttgttttttgtgtggttggatttttaaatttgtt is from Vitis riparia cultivar Riparia Gloire de Montpellier isolate 1030 chromosome 10, EGFV_Vit.rip_1.0, whole genome shotgun sequence and encodes:
- the LOC117923205 gene encoding uncharacterized protein LOC117923205 — protein: MGREGNDPIAIHSSIALLQERFRQLQRVKEMREERELLMKNTGDQGRFSPAIHYQSSRLSSHPELIFPTPPPPEVTLSLRPSLQIKHSNFHGDENPLLKNLQRRDELFMRASLNKFHESDSDSDVDTSLHL
- the LOC117923456 gene encoding pentatricopeptide repeat-containing protein At5g66520-like codes for the protein MIGKKVMSLLQNATKLNQIIQIHALIIKTSLDGNNFVLAKLLRRLFACSSANDLPYARSVFDEIPSPDTFIWNTMIRAYLNSQNPQESMSLFFQMRLQECIPIDSYSLSLVIQACGRLKDLGNGQKLHTQVLKIGLGSDLFVETALIEMYAKFGDIEIARKILDEMAHPDLVPYNVLLAEYVRVGEINLAHDLFDRMPERDLVSWNTMIHGHASLGDVGTAKKLFDRTCERDLISWSSMIAAYAKTRQSNEALRLFHEMQLANVLPDKVTMVSVLSACGDVGALGMGKMIHECIERNRIEIDLKLGTSLVDMYAKCGDIDNSLRVFNGMNNRDVFSWSAMIMGLANHGFGELALDHFSKMISEDIKPNDVTFIGVLSACSHIGLVDEGWTYFTSMSKVYGVSPKIEHYGCVVDILGRAGRLQEAKELIRSMPFAPDAVVWRTLLGACRIYKNVEIAEEATVNLLELEPHVDGNYVLLSNIYSQAKEWDKVVNVRRMMKNINIQKVPGSSSIEVDNAVHEFVAGDKSHPESDKILRMLSEITARLKANGYAPLTASVLQDFDEKEKENALAHHSEKLAIAFGLLSTAPGSTIRIVKNLRVCDDCHIAIKLISRTYKRRIIVRDRNRFHHFVNGSCSCKDYW